In Mycolicibacterium mucogenicum DSM 44124, the following are encoded in one genomic region:
- a CDS encoding S53 family peptidase: MTALASAGPPAERGGRLALSGPLAHLLSASVDLGPSAAAHVELTAALTRATRPDGLIQWASAAGLSVQWRPGDDWATVEGDARAMARALRVDVRDYRGRRGQTFYAATSQPELPPSLVPELSGFGRLLGFTPFRESRPLIMPRDVPAGGLTAQDLRRAYNVFPLSDQGYTGKGRTIVIFGFDGFDQSDLDMFADLSQLPRFTPIVVGDMPSERTGETTMDLQMAHAIAPDAQTVYVNARPTVSGDGAYRKIGEMMADADRRFPGAEWSLSIGWGCDKMLTAADLAPVRSALARAHRSGTTAFDASGDLAGLECKGGQDWSAPPSIDDIGLDSVASVPEMTAVGGTTLSTDEHGQWLGELAWFDVPLTHGSGGGVSALFDRPAWQRGVPSDRGRNKRLVPDVSAVADFFTGARMVFGGETVLAGGTSMSAPIWAGMAAVIDQYLLDHGGRLLGDLNPLLYRLERAGRLPAFHDVTVGGNAIAMAGPGFDSVTGLGTPDVDKLARSLLVAQGTTG; this comes from the coding sequence TTGACGGCGCTGGCGTCGGCCGGCCCGCCTGCTGAACGGGGTGGCCGACTGGCCCTGTCCGGTCCGCTGGCCCATCTGCTCTCGGCGTCGGTCGACCTCGGCCCGTCGGCAGCAGCCCACGTCGAACTCACCGCTGCGCTGACACGTGCCACGCGGCCCGATGGGCTGATCCAATGGGCAAGTGCCGCAGGGCTTTCGGTGCAATGGCGGCCCGGCGACGACTGGGCCACGGTCGAAGGCGACGCCCGTGCCATGGCGCGGGCGTTGCGCGTCGATGTCCGCGACTACCGCGGGCGCCGCGGGCAGACCTTCTACGCCGCGACCAGTCAGCCTGAGCTGCCGCCGTCGCTGGTGCCCGAGTTGAGCGGATTCGGCAGGCTCCTCGGCTTCACGCCATTTCGGGAGTCGCGGCCGCTGATCATGCCGCGCGACGTCCCCGCCGGTGGTCTCACGGCCCAGGATCTGCGCCGCGCCTACAACGTCTTTCCGCTGTCCGATCAGGGATATACGGGCAAGGGCCGCACCATCGTGATCTTCGGTTTCGACGGTTTCGATCAATCCGATCTCGACATGTTTGCCGACCTGAGCCAGTTGCCGCGCTTCACCCCCATCGTGGTGGGTGACATGCCATCCGAACGCACCGGCGAAACCACGATGGATCTCCAGATGGCCCACGCCATCGCGCCCGACGCCCAAACCGTCTACGTCAATGCCCGGCCGACGGTGTCCGGCGACGGCGCCTACCGCAAGATCGGCGAGATGATGGCAGACGCCGACCGGCGCTTCCCCGGCGCCGAGTGGAGCCTGTCGATCGGCTGGGGCTGCGACAAGATGCTCACGGCTGCCGATCTGGCGCCGGTGCGCTCGGCGCTGGCGCGGGCGCACCGCAGCGGCACCACCGCCTTCGACGCCAGTGGCGACCTGGCGGGCCTGGAATGCAAAGGCGGGCAGGACTGGTCGGCACCGCCGAGCATCGACGACATCGGACTGGACTCGGTGGCGTCGGTACCCGAGATGACGGCCGTCGGCGGCACCACGCTGTCCACCGATGAACACGGCCAGTGGCTGGGTGAACTGGCCTGGTTCGACGTGCCGCTGACGCACGGCAGTGGGGGCGGGGTGTCCGCGCTGTTCGACCGGCCGGCATGGCAACGGGGTGTGCCATCGGACCGCGGTCGCAACAAGCGGCTCGTCCCCGACGTCTCGGCGGTCGCGGATTTCTTCACCGGAGCCCGCATGGTGTTCGGCGGCGAGACGGTGCTGGCCGGTGGTACGTCCATGTCCGCGCCGATCTGGGCCGGGATGGCCGCGGTGATCGACCAGTACCTGCTGGACCATGGCGGACGACTGCTCGGCGACCTGAACCCGTTGTTGTACCGCCTCGAGCGGGCCGGCCGACTACCGGCGTTCCACGATGTCACCGTGGGCGGCAACGCGATAGCGATGGCCGGCCCCGGCTTCGACTCCGTCACCGGCCTGGGCACGCCCGATGTCGACAAGCTGGCGCGCAGCCTGCTCGTGGCGCAGGGGACGACCGGATGA
- a CDS encoding LGFP repeat-containing protein, whose product MNTEQLLRRTAATIGIAAVSSAALIACSEAKEIGSNATSAASSGASAGSSAASSAASSASSAVSSAIAGSPTTTNVPGVGEVTLDGPIAEAYQKAGGEAALGQPTAQPQKVGDGTVQAFAKGTIFSSPTTGTHLVQGEILREYTEKGGAAGELGFPTTDESQTAGGPDAPKGGWISEFQKGTITWLNQGDGTFKATITPKQ is encoded by the coding sequence GTGAACACCGAACAACTCTTACGCCGTACTGCCGCCACCATCGGCATCGCTGCCGTCAGCAGCGCTGCCCTGATTGCCTGCTCAGAGGCCAAGGAGATCGGATCCAACGCTACGTCGGCCGCCAGCTCCGGAGCCAGCGCGGGATCGTCCGCAGCCAGTTCTGCGGCCAGTTCCGCCTCGAGCGCCGTGTCGTCGGCGATCGCCGGCTCGCCGACGACCACGAACGTGCCGGGCGTGGGCGAAGTCACCCTCGACGGCCCGATCGCCGAGGCCTATCAGAAAGCCGGCGGCGAAGCTGCCCTCGGCCAGCCGACCGCCCAGCCGCAGAAGGTCGGTGACGGGACGGTGCAGGCGTTCGCGAAGGGCACCATCTTCTCCTCGCCGACGACCGGGACCCACCTGGTGCAGGGCGAGATCCTCCGCGAGTACACCGAGAAGGGTGGCGCCGCCGGCGAGCTGGGGTTCCCCACGACAGACGAGAGCCAGACCGCGGGCGGCCCGGACGCGCCCAAAGGTGGCTGGATCAGCGAGTTCCAGAAGGGCACCATCACTTGGCTGAACCAGGGTGACGGCACCTTCAAGGCCACCATCACGCCCAAGCAGTAG
- a CDS encoding SRPBCC family protein, translated as MDNEIRIVSASRDIAAPAARIFELIADPAQQPRWDGNDNLAEAAAGQRVRAVGDVFVMGLTVGAIRENHVVEFDEGRRIAWKPSEPGLPQPGHLWRWELEPIDDGHTRVTHTYDWTALTDEKRLNRARQTSPDWLQASLARLAALAEEQ; from the coding sequence GTGGACAACGAAATTCGGATCGTCAGCGCCAGCCGTGACATCGCCGCCCCGGCGGCGCGGATCTTCGAGCTGATCGCCGACCCCGCACAGCAGCCGCGCTGGGACGGCAACGACAACCTGGCGGAGGCGGCCGCCGGCCAACGCGTCCGCGCCGTGGGGGACGTTTTCGTCATGGGCCTGACGGTCGGCGCCATCCGGGAGAACCACGTCGTCGAATTCGACGAGGGCCGGCGCATCGCGTGGAAGCCGTCGGAACCGGGACTGCCGCAGCCGGGGCACCTGTGGCGCTGGGAGCTCGAGCCCATCGACGACGGGCACACCCGCGTCACCCACACCTACGACTGGACCGCACTGACCGACGAGAAGCGGCTCAACCGCGCCCGGCAGACGTCGCCCGACTGGCTGCAGGCGTCATTGGCGCGGCTCGCCGCGCTGGCCGAGGAGCAGTGA
- a CDS encoding VWA domain-containing protein, which produces MSLPGIGSVSLSGFAHPWLLLTALLPIALVAAYLAAQRNRSARLRSYAGDQPRTDVVPLQPTRWRHLPMVFSVAALLSLTVALAAPTHEIKTPRNRAVIMLVMDVSRSMEADDVSPSRLAAAKDAAKQFAKKLTPGVNLGLVTFSGNTNLLVSPTPDHNATITALDHLTVDDGTATGDGIFAALRAISTLADVLGGSGNTDKPPKRIVLLSDGAENRPGNPDSPHGAYTAARTAKESDTPISTIAFGTKGGKIKVDNQSVNVPVNDTTMKRVAELSGGQMYTAAKIEDLNKSYDAIQQQIGYEIIRGPGGTAWLRLGVFALTCAVISALVINRRLPT; this is translated from the coding sequence ATGAGTCTTCCGGGAATCGGATCGGTGTCATTGTCGGGCTTCGCCCACCCCTGGTTGCTCCTGACTGCACTGCTGCCCATCGCGCTGGTGGCCGCGTATCTCGCGGCGCAGCGCAACCGCAGCGCCCGGCTCCGGAGCTATGCCGGCGACCAGCCGCGCACCGACGTCGTACCGCTGCAGCCGACCCGCTGGCGGCACCTGCCGATGGTGTTCTCGGTGGCCGCGCTGCTGTCCCTGACCGTCGCGCTGGCCGCGCCCACCCACGAGATCAAGACCCCGCGCAACCGCGCGGTGATCATGCTGGTGATGGACGTGTCGCGGTCCATGGAGGCCGACGATGTCTCGCCGAGCCGGCTGGCCGCGGCGAAAGATGCCGCCAAGCAGTTCGCGAAGAAGCTGACGCCCGGGGTGAACCTGGGTCTGGTCACGTTCTCCGGCAACACCAACCTGCTGGTGTCGCCCACCCCCGACCACAACGCGACCATCACCGCGCTGGACCACCTCACCGTCGACGACGGCACCGCGACGGGCGACGGCATCTTCGCGGCCCTGCGCGCGATCTCGACCCTGGCGGACGTGCTGGGTGGCAGTGGTAACACCGACAAGCCGCCGAAACGCATCGTGTTGCTGTCCGACGGCGCGGAGAACCGGCCGGGCAACCCGGACAGCCCGCACGGCGCCTACACCGCGGCGCGGACCGCCAAGGAGTCGGACACCCCGATCTCGACCATCGCGTTCGGGACCAAGGGCGGCAAGATCAAGGTCGACAACCAGAGCGTCAACGTCCCGGTCAACGACACCACGATGAAGCGGGTCGCCGAGCTCTCCGGTGGGCAGATGTACACGGCCGCCAAGATCGAGGACCTGAACAAGAGCTACGACGCCATTCAGCAGCAGATCGGCTACGAGATCATCCGCGGACCCGGTGGGACCGCATGGTTGCGCCTCGGCGTGTTCGCCCTGACGTGTGCGGTGATCTCCGCGCTGGTGATCAACCGGCGGCTGCCGACGTAA
- a CDS encoding Na+/H+ antiporter subunit A — MLTVLYVHAIATVLAPLLVRRWGRRAFYPLALAPAGSLIWLASNWPGTGEQTLHIDWVPQLSMDITLRLDSLAAIMSVLVLGVGTLVLLYCAEYFHHADGHTEKRLPSFAAELVAFSGAMFGLVCSDNTLLLYLFWELTTVLSFLLVGHYAERAASRRAATQALLVTTFGGLAMLTGIIMLGTLAGTYRLSDLVANAPTGTTSSVAVVLVLIGALSKSAIVPMHFWLPGAMAAPTPVSAYLHAAAMVKAGVYLIARMTPGFADHQPWRPTVVALGLATLLLAGWRAVREYDLKLILAFGTVSQLGLITVMVGAGGGDLMLAGLAMLCAHAMFKAALFMVVGIIDHATGTRDIRKLAWLGHRSPVLLAIAVAAAASMAGLPPFLGFVAKEADFETLWHSPTLGASAPFVLATVAFGSVFTMIYSLRFLYGAFARKGKDEPTVRVAEMHRPSVGFLVAPGILAVVGLGFGLLPNALDHAIADYTATMPGSTGYHLALWHGVNMPLLLSAVIVAAGSAAFVLRHRLERIRVPYLPLGNADRIYDAAIRGADRFAVRLTAFTQRGSIPTTQAMILSTLALLPIAVLLLGPRDQPDLKLWNSPLQVVVGLIVLAAAISATVMRNRLAAVLVVGVTGYGCGTLYIFYGAPDLALTQFLVETLTLVVFLLVLRTLPAESDAIHMKRHRLPRALLATAVGTSVTALAVYAMAARHTRPLAELLPDAAYYRGHGANTVNVLLVDIRAWDTLGEISVLLVAATGVASMVFRHRRFGSAPRVPKDFRPTPDITWLRGSDLRDPRHRSLVLEVATRMIFPLIMVLSVYFFFAGHNTPGGGFAGGLTAGLALVLRYLAGGRYELGETLPLDAGKILGAGLTLSAGTATASLLLGAPVLSSAVVKFTLPLLGSVKVVTALFFDLGVYLIVVGLVLDILRSLGAKVDEELYAPREAAAR; from the coding sequence ATGCTCACCGTTCTGTACGTACACGCGATCGCCACCGTGCTCGCTCCACTGTTGGTACGACGCTGGGGACGGCGGGCTTTTTATCCGCTGGCACTGGCGCCCGCGGGCTCACTGATCTGGCTGGCGTCGAACTGGCCCGGGACCGGCGAGCAGACGCTGCACATCGACTGGGTACCGCAGCTGTCCATGGACATCACGCTGCGGCTGGATTCCCTGGCGGCGATCATGTCGGTGCTGGTGCTGGGGGTCGGCACGCTGGTGCTCCTGTACTGCGCCGAGTACTTCCACCACGCCGACGGGCACACCGAGAAGCGGCTGCCCAGCTTCGCCGCCGAACTGGTGGCGTTCTCGGGTGCCATGTTCGGGCTGGTCTGCAGCGACAACACACTGCTGCTGTATCTGTTCTGGGAGCTGACGACCGTCCTGTCGTTCCTGCTCGTCGGCCACTACGCCGAACGCGCCGCCAGCCGGCGCGCCGCCACCCAGGCCCTGCTGGTCACGACCTTCGGCGGCCTGGCGATGCTGACCGGCATCATCATGCTGGGCACCCTCGCCGGCACCTACCGGTTGTCGGACCTCGTCGCCAACGCGCCGACGGGCACCACCTCGTCCGTCGCCGTCGTGCTGGTGCTGATCGGCGCACTGTCCAAGTCGGCCATCGTGCCCATGCATTTCTGGCTGCCGGGCGCCATGGCGGCGCCGACGCCCGTCAGCGCCTATCTGCACGCCGCGGCCATGGTGAAGGCCGGCGTGTATCTCATCGCCCGCATGACGCCCGGTTTCGCCGACCACCAGCCCTGGCGGCCGACAGTCGTCGCGCTGGGCCTGGCGACGCTGCTGCTGGCCGGTTGGCGCGCCGTGCGCGAGTACGACCTCAAGCTGATCCTGGCCTTCGGCACGGTGAGCCAGCTGGGTTTGATCACGGTGATGGTCGGGGCCGGCGGTGGCGATCTGATGCTGGCCGGCCTCGCCATGCTGTGCGCACATGCCATGTTCAAGGCCGCGCTGTTCATGGTGGTCGGGATCATCGATCACGCCACCGGCACCCGAGATATCCGGAAGCTGGCCTGGCTCGGCCACCGCAGCCCCGTGTTGTTGGCTATCGCCGTCGCCGCGGCCGCCAGTATGGCCGGGCTGCCGCCGTTCCTGGGCTTCGTCGCGAAGGAAGCCGATTTCGAAACCCTCTGGCACAGCCCGACGTTGGGGGCTTCGGCGCCGTTCGTGCTGGCGACCGTTGCGTTCGGGTCGGTGTTCACCATGATCTACAGCCTGCGGTTCCTGTACGGGGCGTTCGCCCGCAAGGGCAAGGACGAGCCGACGGTTCGTGTCGCCGAGATGCACCGGCCCAGCGTCGGTTTCCTGGTGGCGCCGGGCATCCTGGCCGTCGTCGGCCTCGGGTTCGGGCTGCTGCCGAACGCACTCGACCACGCCATCGCCGACTACACCGCGACCATGCCGGGCAGCACCGGGTACCACCTGGCGCTGTGGCACGGCGTCAACATGCCGCTGCTGCTGTCGGCCGTGATCGTCGCGGCCGGCTCGGCGGCGTTCGTCCTGCGGCACCGCCTCGAGCGAATCCGGGTGCCCTATCTACCGCTCGGCAACGCCGACCGGATTTACGACGCGGCCATCCGCGGCGCGGACCGCTTCGCCGTGCGGTTGACGGCGTTCACCCAGCGCGGCTCGATCCCCACGACCCAGGCGATGATCCTGTCCACCCTCGCCCTGCTGCCCATCGCGGTGCTGCTCCTGGGCCCGCGGGACCAGCCCGATCTGAAGTTGTGGAACTCGCCGCTGCAGGTGGTCGTCGGCCTCATCGTGCTGGCTGCGGCGATCAGCGCGACGGTGATGCGGAACCGGTTGGCGGCCGTGCTGGTCGTCGGTGTCACCGGTTACGGCTGCGGCACGCTCTACATCTTCTACGGGGCTCCGGACCTGGCGTTGACCCAATTCCTGGTCGAGACACTGACTTTGGTGGTCTTCCTGCTGGTGCTGCGTACCCTGCCCGCCGAATCCGACGCCATCCACATGAAGCGGCACCGGCTCCCGCGCGCCCTGCTGGCCACCGCGGTCGGGACGTCGGTGACGGCGCTGGCGGTCTACGCCATGGCCGCCCGGCACACCCGGCCGCTGGCCGAGCTGCTGCCCGACGCGGCGTACTACCGCGGACACGGCGCCAACACCGTCAACGTGCTGCTCGTGGACATCCGGGCCTGGGACACCCTCGGCGAAATCTCGGTGCTGCTGGTCGCCGCGACGGGTGTGGCGTCAATGGTGTTCCGGCACAGGCGTTTCGGGTCGGCGCCGCGCGTGCCCAAGGATTTCCGGCCGACACCCGACATCACGTGGCTGCGGGGCAGCGACCTGCGCGATCCCCGGCACCGGTCCCTGGTGCTCGAAGTCGCGACCCGCATGATCTTCCCGCTCATCATGGTGCTGTCGGTGTACTTCTTCTTCGCCGGACACAACACGCCCGGCGGCGGTTTCGCCGGCGGGCTGACGGCCGGTCTGGCGCTGGTGCTGCGGTACCTGGCCGGCGGCCGTTACGAATTGGGCGAGACGCTGCCGCTGGACGCCGGGAAGATTCTGGGCGCCGGCCTGACCCTGTCCGCCGGGACGGCGACGGCCTCGCTGCTGCTGGGTGCGCCCGTGCTGTCCAGCGCGGTGGTGAAATTCACGCTGCCCCTGCTGGGTTCGGTGAAGGTGGTGACGGCGCTGTTCTTCGACCTCGGCGTGTACCTCATCGTCGTGGGCCTGGTGCTGGACATCCTGCGCAGTCTCGGCGCGAAAGTCGACGAAGAGTTGTACGCACCACGTGAGGCGGCCGCCCGATGA
- a CDS encoding Na(+)/H(+) antiporter subunit C: protein MTTYLVPLVLIGGLTGTGVYLLLERNLTRMLLGLLLIGNAVNLLILVMGGDSGNPPVRGRTSHGQTGIADPLAQGMVLTSIVITMGVAAFVLALIYRAYRLTTVEEVGNDPEDSRLVQLSSTDAPAVEEDRSEPAVVTDADAPAELDALPADPVEQA from the coding sequence ATGACGACCTATCTCGTACCGCTCGTGCTCATCGGCGGTCTCACCGGCACCGGGGTGTACCTGCTGCTGGAGCGCAACCTGACCCGAATGCTGTTGGGCCTGTTGCTGATCGGCAACGCGGTGAACCTGCTGATCCTGGTGATGGGTGGCGACTCCGGTAATCCGCCGGTGCGCGGCCGCACCAGCCACGGCCAGACGGGGATCGCCGATCCGCTGGCGCAGGGCATGGTCCTGACCTCCATCGTCATCACGATGGGTGTCGCCGCGTTCGTGCTGGCGCTGATCTACCGGGCCTACCGCCTGACCACGGTCGAGGAGGTGGGCAACGACCCCGAGGACAGCCGCCTGGTGCAGCTGTCGTCCACCGACGCCCCGGCGGTCGAGGAGGACCGGAGCGAGCCGGCCGTCGTCACCGACGCCGACGCCCCCGCCGAACTCGACGCGCTGCCCGCCGACCCGGTGGAGCAGGCGTGA
- a CDS encoding Na+/H+ antiporter subunit D, producing MTTGAVLAPLPALIPILGAAATLFAGRRPRLQQIIALVALAAMTAVCAALVYVVDHSGTVAVHVGGWGQTEPGMGPLGIVLVVDRLSALMLVVSAIVLLAVVWYAIGQGIRDGGDEQPVSIFLPTYLVLSAGVCIAFLAGDLFNLFVGFEVLLAASFVLLTVGASEERVRAGIGYVMVSMVSSVIFLIGIALIYAATGTLNLAELANRLDGITPGTRAALFAVLLVAFGIKAAVFPLSAWLPDSYPTAPAPVTAVFAGLLTKVGVYAIIRAHTLLFPGGALDGVLMVAALLTMLIGIFGAMAQSDIKRLLSFTLVSHIGYLVFGIAVSNRIGMAGAIYYVAHHIVVQTTLFLVVGLIERQAGASTLQRLGGLAAASPLLAFVFIIPALNLGGIPPFSGFIGKVALLQAGATSASVLAWALVAGSVVTSLLTLYVMARVWTLAFWRARADAPEGMLSTAAPAGLLEPVANVAVDDRPDVGRMPVSMLAPTAVLIAVGLALTVFAGPIFGFAERAADQVTDRGQYISVVLTP from the coding sequence GTGACGACGGGTGCGGTGCTGGCGCCGCTGCCCGCCCTGATCCCGATCCTCGGTGCCGCCGCGACGTTGTTCGCGGGTCGCCGGCCGCGGCTGCAGCAGATCATCGCGCTCGTGGCGCTCGCCGCGATGACGGCGGTCTGCGCGGCGCTGGTCTACGTCGTCGACCACAGCGGTACCGTCGCCGTCCACGTCGGCGGCTGGGGCCAGACCGAACCCGGGATGGGACCACTCGGCATTGTCCTTGTGGTGGACCGGCTTTCGGCCCTCATGCTCGTGGTGTCCGCGATCGTGCTGCTGGCGGTCGTCTGGTACGCCATCGGGCAGGGGATCCGCGACGGCGGTGACGAACAGCCGGTGTCGATCTTCCTGCCGACCTACCTGGTGCTGTCGGCGGGTGTGTGCATCGCGTTCCTCGCGGGCGATCTGTTCAACCTGTTCGTCGGCTTCGAGGTGCTGCTGGCCGCGAGCTTCGTGCTGCTGACGGTCGGCGCCAGCGAGGAGCGGGTCCGCGCCGGCATCGGCTACGTCATGGTGTCGATGGTGTCGTCGGTGATCTTCCTGATCGGCATCGCCTTGATCTACGCGGCCACCGGCACCCTGAACCTGGCCGAGCTGGCGAACCGGCTCGACGGCATCACGCCGGGCACCCGCGCGGCGCTGTTCGCGGTGCTGCTGGTGGCGTTCGGCATCAAGGCGGCGGTGTTCCCGCTGTCGGCGTGGCTGCCCGACTCCTACCCCACCGCACCGGCACCGGTCACCGCCGTGTTCGCCGGCCTGCTCACCAAAGTCGGTGTGTACGCGATCATCCGGGCCCACACCCTGCTGTTCCCGGGCGGCGCACTGGACGGCGTGCTCATGGTCGCGGCACTGCTGACCATGCTGATCGGCATCTTCGGCGCCATGGCCCAGAGCGACATCAAGCGGCTGCTGTCCTTCACCCTCGTCAGCCATATCGGTTACCTGGTGTTCGGCATCGCGGTGTCCAACCGGATCGGCATGGCCGGCGCCATCTACTACGTGGCCCACCACATCGTCGTGCAGACCACGCTCTTCCTCGTGGTGGGTCTGATCGAGCGGCAGGCCGGCGCCTCGACGCTGCAGCGCCTCGGCGGACTCGCGGCGGCCAGCCCGCTGCTGGCGTTCGTGTTCATCATCCCGGCCCTGAATCTCGGTGGCATTCCGCCGTTCTCGGGGTTCATCGGCAAGGTGGCGTTGCTGCAGGCGGGAGCGACGAGCGCGTCGGTCCTCGCGTGGGCACTGGTCGCCGGTTCGGTCGTCACCAGCCTGCTGACGCTGTACGTGATGGCGCGGGTGTGGACGCTCGCGTTCTGGCGCGCCCGCGCCGACGCACCGGAGGGCATGCTGTCCACGGCAGCCCCGGCCGGCCTGTTGGAACCGGTGGCGAACGTGGCGGTCGACGACCGGCCGGACGTCGGCCGGATGCCTGTCAGCATGCTGGCGCCGACCGCGGTGCTCATCGCGGTGGGGCTCGCCCTGACGGTGTTCGCGGGGCCCATCTTCGGGTTCGCGGAGCGCGCCGCCGACCAGGTCACCGACCGTGGCCAGTACATCTCGGTGGTGTTGACGCCATGA
- a CDS encoding Na+/H+ antiporter subunit E: MRQWLPRVGILVWLMAVWILLWGNISAANILGGLAVGLLITVLLPLPQVPVAGRLHPLSLAWLVLKVAYYLVLSSVQVAWLAIRPGPPPLTAVLRARLALKSDLVLAMAVNVINLIPGSIVLEIDQARRMIYVHVLDVGSERAVQQFYRQIAEVERLMIASFERESHWQPVEVDPA, from the coding sequence ATGAGGCAGTGGTTACCGCGCGTGGGCATCCTGGTCTGGCTGATGGCCGTGTGGATTCTGTTGTGGGGCAACATCTCCGCCGCCAACATCCTCGGCGGGCTCGCCGTCGGCCTGCTGATCACGGTGCTGCTGCCGTTGCCGCAGGTGCCGGTGGCGGGCCGGCTGCATCCGCTGTCGCTGGCGTGGCTGGTGCTCAAGGTCGCCTACTACCTGGTGCTGTCCTCGGTACAGGTCGCGTGGCTGGCGATCAGGCCCGGTCCCCCGCCACTGACCGCGGTGCTGCGGGCCCGGCTCGCCCTCAAGTCGGATCTCGTGCTCGCGATGGCGGTCAACGTCATCAATCTCATCCCCGGGTCGATCGTGCTGGAGATCGATCAGGCCCGCCGGATGATCTACGTCCACGTGCTCGACGTGGGGTCCGAACGTGCGGTGCAGCAGTTCTACCGCCAGATCGCGGAGGTGGAGCGGCTGATGATCGCCTCGTTCGAACGTGAATCCCATTGGCAGCCGGTGGAAGTGGACCCCGCATGA
- a CDS encoding monovalent cation/H+ antiporter complex subunit F produces MNTIWIIAAVMLVAAAAITVFRLLAGPGTLDRLVALDTFVAVTMCGIGTWAAYSLDTTATYSLTALALITFVGSVSVARFRVRDTDTEAEPPR; encoded by the coding sequence ATGAACACCATCTGGATCATCGCCGCCGTGATGCTGGTCGCGGCCGCGGCCATCACGGTGTTCCGGCTGCTGGCCGGTCCCGGCACCCTGGACCGGCTGGTCGCGCTGGACACGTTCGTCGCCGTCACCATGTGCGGCATCGGCACGTGGGCGGCGTACAGCCTCGACACCACGGCGACCTACAGCTTGACGGCGCTGGCGCTGATCACGTTCGTCGGCTCGGTCAGCGTGGCCCGGTTCCGCGTCCGCGATACCGATACCGAAGCCGAGCCGCCACGATGA
- the mnhG gene encoding monovalent cation/H(+) antiporter subunit G: MNIFDAVAGALVLFGSALALTAAIGVVRFPDTLTRMHSASKPQVLGLLLVLIGAALRLRGQADVGMLILAGLFTLITAPVVANRVGQLAYREQSFRDDLLIRDELDDYGAN, encoded by the coding sequence ATGAACATCTTCGATGCTGTCGCAGGTGCTTTGGTGCTCTTCGGTTCGGCACTCGCGCTGACCGCCGCCATCGGTGTCGTTCGCTTCCCCGACACCTTGACGCGGATGCACTCGGCCTCCAAACCCCAGGTGCTCGGACTGCTGCTGGTGCTGATCGGCGCCGCGCTGCGGCTGCGCGGGCAGGCCGACGTCGGCATGCTGATCCTGGCCGGGCTGTTCACCCTGATCACCGCGCCGGTGGTGGCCAACCGCGTGGGCCAGCTGGCTTATCGTGAGCAGAGTTTCCGCGACGACCTGCTGATCCGCGACGAATTGGACGACTATGGCGCGAACTGA
- a CDS encoding class I SAM-dependent methyltransferase — MARTDDDSWDITESVGATALGVAAARAAESRSDKPLFDDPCAQIFVDAAVARGWSSPFTAADPGPAQATRIRMVSAYAAARTKWFDEFFASAGADGIHQVVILAAGLDARAWRLPWPDGTVVFEIDQPKVLAFKEETLAAHGIQPVARHVAVPVDLRQDWPEALRQNGFDPTQPTAWLAEGLLPYLPAEAQDLLFERLHELSAPGSRAAVEGFGTDYFSDENQRIRKARMDAIREEAAKAGQQVTDVSELFYIEPREDVADWLTRHGWQTTVETSAEVTARYKPELAAEMLDIGSEFVDGKLA, encoded by the coding sequence ATGGCGCGAACTGACGACGACTCCTGGGACATCACCGAGAGCGTGGGTGCCACCGCGTTGGGTGTGGCCGCCGCCCGGGCCGCCGAATCCCGTTCGGACAAGCCGTTGTTCGACGATCCGTGCGCGCAGATCTTCGTGGATGCGGCGGTCGCGCGCGGCTGGTCGTCGCCGTTCACCGCCGCCGATCCCGGCCCCGCGCAGGCTACGCGCATTCGCATGGTGTCGGCGTACGCCGCGGCCCGCACCAAGTGGTTCGACGAGTTCTTCGCATCGGCCGGCGCCGACGGCATCCACCAGGTGGTGATCCTGGCCGCGGGACTGGACGCGCGGGCCTGGCGACTGCCCTGGCCTGACGGCACCGTGGTTTTCGAGATCGACCAGCCGAAAGTGTTGGCGTTCAAGGAGGAAACCCTCGCGGCCCACGGCATTCAACCGGTCGCCCGGCACGTCGCCGTCCCGGTCGATCTCCGCCAGGACTGGCCGGAAGCCTTGCGGCAGAACGGATTCGACCCCACCCAGCCGACGGCCTGGCTCGCCGAGGGGCTCCTGCCCTATCTGCCGGCCGAAGCCCAGGATCTGTTGTTCGAGAGACTGCACGAGCTCAGCGCGCCAGGCAGTCGGGCCGCGGTGGAAGGCTTCGGCACGGACTATTTCAGCGACGAGAACCAGCGCATCCGCAAAGCCCGGATGGATGCGATCCGCGAGGAAGCCGCCAAGGCCGGTCAGCAGGTCACCGATGTCTCCGAGCTGTTCTACATCGAGCCGCGCGAAGACGTCGCCGATTGGCTGACCCGCCACGGCTGGCAGACCACGGTCGAGACCTCCGCCGAGGTCACCGCCCGCTACAAGCCCGAACTCGCCGCCGAGATGCTGGACATCGGCAGCGAATTCGTCGACGGAAAGTTGGCCTGA